Part of the Capsicum annuum cultivar UCD-10X-F1 chromosome 12, UCD10Xv1.1, whole genome shotgun sequence genome is shown below.
AGTTGTTGATTTAGGGGACAATCTCCTCAATGATACATTTCCAATGTGGTTGGGAACTCTTCCTGAGCTGCGAGTTTTAAGCTTGAAGTCGAATAAGTTGCATGGACCCATTACAACTTCAGGAAGTGAATACATGTTTCTTGAGCTTCGAATCTTTGATCTCTCTCGCAatgatttttccaaaaatttGCCGACGAGTTTGTTTCAACATCTGAAAGCCATGAGGACAACTGATCAAACATCGAAGGAACCAAGATATCTTGGAGATTCATATTACCATGATTCTGTTATGGTTTCAACCAAGGGGCTGGAGCTTCAACTTCTTCGAATTTTGACTATTTACACAGCCATTGatctttcaaataacaaatttgaAGGATACATTCCAAGTATTTTGGGAGATCTCATTGCGCTCCGAGTTTTGAATTTGTCTCATAATGGATTGCAAGGTCATATTCCACCAACACTTGGAGATTTATCTGTAGTTGAGTCATTGGACCTATCAGGTAACCAGCTTGTAGGAGAGATACCAGCACAGTTTGCTTCTCTTACATCTCTCGAAGTCTTAAATCTCTCCTACAATCATCTCGAAGGGTGCATTCCTCAAGGAAATCAACTTCATACCTTTGAGAACAATTCATATGAAGGTAATGACGGATTACGTGGATTCCCACTTTCAAAAGGTTGTGGTAATGACGGTCATGATTCAGCATCGGAGGAAACTAATGCCAGATCTGCGCTTGATGAAGAAAGCAACTCTGAATTTCTGAATGATTTTTGGAAGGCCGCTCTTATGGGGTATGGAACCGGACTTTGTATCGGACTATCCATAATATATATCTTGATCTCAACTGGAAATATGAAATGGCTTGAAAGAATCGTCCAAGANNNNNNNNNNNNNNNNNNNNNNNNNNNNNNNNNNNNNNNNNNNNNNNNNNNNNNNNNNNNNNNNNNNNNNNNNNNNNNNNNNNNNNNNNNNNNNNNNNNNAATTAAGTCCAAAATTCACTTGTTACAGGTAAGATATGAAGAAATTGTACGGGAAAATTACAGTGTAAATCTGAAATTGATCAATTGGAAACATCTTATGAATTTGCGGGAGgagcaaagaagaaaagattatttGATCTTGGGTCTGAAGCTGCCAGTTACTTTGGGAAAAAACTTTGTGCCTGCAATGCTTCCACATCATCAGTACCACCTTTGGTTTCTTTACCGACAACAaatatggaggagtttgtgaagcAATTGATTCCGGCACTTActactcattttcttccagttgtTATTGAGCGTGTTGGTGGTATTAGAGTACAAGAACAAGCACAATCATTAGCACGTTCTTCTTGATTAGTATATGTAACCTCCAAGTTCCCACTCTCATTAGCAGCCCAGACCTATAAAAACAAGCAAGCACAATCACATCAATACATGATTGGATAAGCttaagagggctaaatttcaagaaaaagaacaaatataAACCTTTATCGTTTTGTCCGGTGAACACGATAAAAGAAACTGATCCCAGCATAGAACAGACATAACAACACTTGTATGATCTGTCAAAACCTGTAAACACTCCAATGTTTCAAGGTTCCATACCTGAAGACATATTAGCCACAGTAAGAACAAAAACGTAACACCAATGCACCGTTTTAATATGCTAGAGTGCTTCAAGAGTGATAGTTCCACAGAAATGTGTAGTAAATAATGTCTGTATGAAATCCCTTGTGTAGCCACACATGATGTTACAAGAACCAGATCTGACTTTACAACCTTTGAGAGCATAAGAGAGAGACCAAATCACAGTCAATCATTGataattaaaacatcataatgGTTAACTAATCTGCTGCTCAGATTTTGACAAATATTTGGCAACTTAATTTATGCAAAATTAGAAGG
Proteins encoded:
- the LOC107850267 gene encoding receptor-like protein Cf-9 homolog gives rise to the protein MMMLPNKIFSLLLQFFTLLYLVTITFASTEEATALLKWKSTFKNQNNSLLASWQPSSDSCNDWYGVSCINGRVNTLNITNASVFGTLYAFPFSSLPFLEYLNLSMNNLSGTIPPEIENLKNLNNLTLSNNQLTGSIPSSFGNLRNLQTLFLDRNNLIEEIPSSICNLTSLKVLYLSRNTLKGKFPQCLGNITGLQYVMMSHNNLSGELPPSICNLTSLQSLDLCRNNLMGAIPQCFGNMSDHLEVLDMKNNNLSGTLPTTFSIGSALRSLNLHGNKLEGKIPRSLENCQRLEVVDLGDNLLNDTFPMWLGTLPELRVLSLKSNKLHGPITTSGSEYMFLELRIFDLSRNDFSKNLPTSLFQHLKAMRTTDQTSKEPRYLGDSYYHDSVMVSTKGLELQLLRILTIYTAIDLSNNKFEGYIPSILGDLIALRVLNLSHNGLQGHIPPTLGDLSVVESLDLSGNQLVGEIPAQFASLTSLEVLNLSYNHLEGCIPQGNQLHTFENNSYEGNDGLRGFPLSKGCGNDGHDSASEETNARSALDEESNSEFLNDFWKAALMGYGTGLCIGLSIIYILISTGNMKWLERIV